A stretch of DNA from Nocardioides sp. Arc9.136:
GTGCGCCGCTTCCGCACCGGCCGCGGCGGCCACGCCCAGACCAGCCTGTTCGAGGCGCTGCTGGACCTCCAGTTCGAGCTGCTCACCACGCGGCTCAACGACCCCACGGTGGCCGTGCAGCGCAAGGGCCCCCGCTCGGCACACGCGTTCCTCTCCGCGCCGTACGGCATCTACCCCACCAGCGACGGCTTCCTCGCGATCGCGATGAACCCGGTGCCGACGATCGGCCGGCTGCTCGGCGTCCAGGAGCTGGTCTCGATGACCGACCCCTCGGCGTGGTGGGAGCGGCAGGGCGAGATCGAGGAGCTGATCAGCGCCCACCTGCGGACCGGCACGCGCGAGGAGTGGCTCGCCGTGCTCGACGCCGAGGACGTCTGGTGCGCCCCGGTGCTGACCCTGGAGGAGCTCGTCGAGCACGACGGGTTCCGCGCGATCGCGATGACCCAGGAGCTCACCCGTGAGGGGCTCAGCCTCACCACGACCCGCAGCCCGATCCGCATCGACGGCCGGCTCCTGACCGACCCCCGGCCGGCCCCGCGCCTGGGCGAGCACGACGCGGTCCTCCGCCCCACGAGCGTCGCGGAGCCGGCATGACCACGCTGCGCGGCATCACCTGGGAGCACCCCCGCGGCTACGACTGCCAGGTCGCCGCGGCGAAGGAGCACGCCCGGCTCACCGGCGTCGAGGTCCAGTGGGACCTCCGCTCCCTGCAGGCGTTCGCCGACGAGCCGCTGGCCGACCTGACGGCCCGCTACGACCTGCTCGTCATCGACCACCCCCACGTGCCGCTCGCCGCGGCCGAGGGGCTGCTCGCGCCGCTCGACGGCGCCGGCCACGACGACCGGCTGGCCGCGCTCGCCGCGGACGCGGTCGGCGCCAGCCACGCGTCGTACGCCCACGGCGGGCGGCAGTACGGCCTGGCGACGGACTCCGCGGCCCAGGTGGCGGTGCAACGGCCCGACCTGCTGCCGACCGCCCCGACCGGGTGGGAGGAGGTCCTCGAGCTGGCGGAGGAGGGCCGGGTGCTCTGGCCGGCCAAGCCGATCGACGCCTGGTCGACCCTGGCCACCCTCGCCGCCAACCGGGGCACGCCCGTGGCCGCGCGGCCGGGGGAGTTCCTCTCGGCCGAGGAGGCGGCGCCGGTCCTCGACCTGATGCACCGGCTCGCCGAGCGCGTCCCGGAGTGGTGCCTGGCGGCCAACCCGATCGAGGTCGCCGAGGCGCTGGCGGGCGACCGCACCGCCG
This window harbors:
- a CDS encoding CaiB/BaiF CoA-transferase family protein codes for the protein MTGAEDALELPLAGITVLDFSQFLAGPVAALRLGDLGARVIKVERPQGGDLGRTLAFGGLMAGDSSMSFHAMNRGKESLAADLKDPADLALVRDLVREADVVIQNFRPGVMERIGLDYDSVRELNPTVVYGSVSGYGDSGPFKDRPGQDLLAQSIAGLPWLNGSADDPPVPVGLAVADHLASCHLAQGITALLVRRFRTGRGGHAQTSLFEALLDLQFELLTTRLNDPTVAVQRKGPRSAHAFLSAPYGIYPTSDGFLAIAMNPVPTIGRLLGVQELVSMTDPSAWWERQGEIEELISAHLRTGTREEWLAVLDAEDVWCAPVLTLEELVEHDGFRAIAMTQELTREGLSLTTTRSPIRIDGRLLTDPRPAPRLGEHDAVLRPTSVAEPA
- a CDS encoding extracellular solute-binding protein: MTTLRGITWEHPRGYDCQVAAAKEHARLTGVEVQWDLRSLQAFADEPLADLTARYDLLVIDHPHVPLAAAEGLLAPLDGAGHDDRLAALAADAVGASHASYAHGGRQYGLATDSAAQVAVQRPDLLPTAPTGWEEVLELAEEGRVLWPAKPIDAWSTLATLAANRGTPVAARPGEFLSAEEAAPVLDLMHRLAERVPEWCLAANPIEVAEALAGDRTAGEGRWAYVPLAYGYTNYSRPGFRTHRLKYVDIPAGPRGVAGSQLGGAGVAVSSRAGDLDAARAYALWVASPEVQSGVYYDAGGQPGYASSWDDDRLNEDSWDFFRGTRQTLEQAWVRPRTAGYIEFQDTVSPWVTATLRGELTDEDLLRRAGELAARVLVEEDA